The following are encoded together in the Cololabis saira isolate AMF1-May2022 chromosome 5, fColSai1.1, whole genome shotgun sequence genome:
- the kif23 gene encoding kinesin-like protein KIF23 isoform X6 — MNRQAKFKTPRRGPAKKALNNQKDPVGVYCRVRPLGAEEEECCIEVISSSTIQLHTPEGFKVNRNGEFKETQYTFKKVFGVSVSQMELFEHVAKPLVDDLIHGKNGLLFTYGVTGSGKTFTMTGTPGQGGLLPRSLDMIFNSIGPYQAKRYVFKTDDKNGMDIQCEVDALLERQRRDNNLIIPKTPSSRQKTDPDIADMIKSEEATKGDGVDEDGSYSVFVSYIEIYNNYIYDLLEETQEDAIKPKWNGGGTPVRQNTEFIPPQSKILREDQNHNMYVAGCMEVEVKSAEEAFQVFWRGQKKRKVANTRLNRESSRSHSVFIIKLAQAPLDADGDNVLQDKNQVSVGQLCLVDLAGSERTGRTGAEGTRIREAGNINQSLLNLRTCIEILRENQMCGTNRMVPYRDSKVTHLFKNYFDGEGKVRMVVCVNPKADDYEETLLVMRFAEMTQEVEVARPVDRPICGFTPGRRHRNQAFKEELSRKLEECGGPTDRDVSSARGCLSLPPLPSSEVTDAHDDITLPRLIEALQDRQRIRRMLMQDYSESATKLKSVLQKVDSNLVSNENFIHEQNGKLAEKDRVIQDNKVEIERLEKRARMQEHKIDILQKTTKIYEDDKRSLQQELETREQRLQRELSEKRRMENRMHGVVSDTQHKWEKECERRVNAVQLEMQNKLWVKDEKFKQLKAIVAEGKTPGRPDPPPRQTQPQPKRPSREERQRDEPQHQHQPQPAKRSASPSPISTTTPVRPLHRRSHSAGGGKWVDHKPPSNLDLGTVLQPVIPNAIQVSHPSEKALSKCDRYVLTHQEVASDGEIQTKLIKGEVMKTRGGGQAVQFTDIETLRQELTTAVGRKRKSSEGAPRNGGETDGAWTDVETRCSVALENRAGSNMGPGYEHHGITKRRKP, encoded by the exons ATGAACAGGCAAGC cAAATTCAAAACCCCTCGCAGGGGTCCTGCAAAAAAGGCTCTCAATAACCAGAAGGACCCGGTTGGG GTGTACTGCCGAGTCCGGCCCCTGggtgcggaggaggaggagtgctGCATCGAGGTGATCAGCAGCAGCACCATCCAGCTGCACACTCCCGAGGGCTTCAAAGTAAACCGCAATGGAGAATTCAAGGAG ACACAGTACACCTTCAAAAAAGTCTTTGGCGTCTCCGTATCTCAGATGGAGCTCTTTGAGCATGTGGCCAAACCTCTGGTTGACGACCTCATTCATGGAAAGAATG GTCTACTCTTTACATATGGTGTTACAGGAAGTGGAAAGACATTCACAATGACTGGCACGCCAGGTCAGGGTGGACTCCTGCCTCGCTCCCTTGATATGATTTTCAACAGTATCGGCCCCTACCAAGCCAAAAGATAT GTTTTTAAAACGGATGATAAAAATGGTATGGACATTCAATGTGAAGTTGATGCTTTGTTGGAGCGCCAAAGGCGAGATAACAACTTGATTATTCCTAAAACGCCCTCCTCCAG acaaaagACGGATCCTGACATTGCTGACATGATTAAGTCAGAGGAGGCTACTAAAGGAGACGGTGTGGACGAGGATGGCAGTTACAGTGTCTTTGTGTCCTACATCGAGATCTACAACAACTACATCTACGATCTCCTCGAGGAAACTCAGGAAGATGCAATCAAACCCAA GTGGAATGGTGGAGGCACACCTGTGCGCCAGAACACTGAGTTCAT ACCGCCTCAGTCTAAGATCCTCAGGGAGGATCAGAATCACAACATGTATGTGGCCGGTTGCATGGAGGTTGAAGTGAAGTCTGCCGAGGAAGCGTTTCAGGTCTTCTGGAGAG gtcaAAAGAAAAGGAAGGTTGCAAACACACGGCTGAACAGAGAGTCCAGTCGTTCACACAGTGTGTTCATTATCAAACTGGCTCAGGCTCCTCTTGATGCAGACGGTGACAACGTTCTCCAG GATAAGAACCAAGTGAGTGTCGGTCAGCTGTGCCTGGTGGACTTGGCAGGAAGCGAGCGCACCGGCAGGACCGGTGCTGAAGGCACTCGCATTCGTGAAGCTG GTAACATTAACCAATCTCTGCTGAATCTGCGGACGTGCATCGAGATACTTCGAGAGAACCAAATGTGTGGCACAAACAGG ATGGTTCCCTACAGAGACTCCAAAGTAACACACTTGTTTAAAAACTACTTTGATGGAGAAGGAAAAGTAAGAATGGTGGTTTGTGTGAATCCCAAAGCTGATGACTACGAGGAAACCTTG CTGGTGATGCGGTTTGCGGAGATGACGCAGGAGGTGGAAGTGGCGCGTCCAGTGGACCGGCCCATCTGCGGCTTTACCCCAGGGCGTCGCCACAGAAACCAGGCATTTAAAGAGGAATTGTCTCGCAAGCTGGAAGAGTGTGGAGGCCCAACAGACAGAG ATGTGTCCTCTGCTAGGGGCTGCCTCAGTCTCCCGCCTCTACCCTCCTCTGAGGTGACTGACGCACATGATGACATCACACTTCCCCGCCTGATCGAAGCGCTGCAGGACAGACAGAGGATCAGACGGATGTTGATGCAAGACTACAGCGAATCAG cCACCAAGTTGAAGTCTGTGCTTCAGAAAGTGGACTCAAACCTTGTTTCCAATGAAAACTTCATTCATGAGCAAAACGGCAAACTTGCAGAGAAGGACAGAGTAATCCAGGACAACAAAGTGGAGATTGAACGTCTGGAGAAAAGGGCCAGGATGCAAGAACACAAG ATCGACATCCTCCAGAAAACGACTAAGATCTATGAAGATGACAAGCGTTCACTGCAGCAGGAGTTGGAAACCAGAGAGCAGCGGTTGCAAAGGGAGCTGTCTGAGAAGAGGCGAATGGAGAACCGCATGCACGGGGTGGTCTCGGACACCCAGCACAAGTGGGAGAAAGAATGC GAAAGACGTGTAAATGCAGTACAACTTGAGATGCAAAACAAGCTCTGGGTGAAAGATGAAAAGTTTAAGCAACTCAAGGCCATTGTGGCAGAAGGCAAGACTCCTGGTCGTCCGGACCCTCCACCTCGTCAGACGCAGCCGCAGCCGAAGCGGCCTTCCAGAGAGGAACGCCAGAGAGATGagcctcagcatcagcatcaaccTCAGCCAGCAAAGAGATCAGCATCACCATCACCCATTTCT ACCACGACACCCGTGCGGCCACTGCACCGCCGCTCCCATTCCGCCGGTGGCGGGAAGTGGGTGGATCACAAGCCGCCCTCCAACCTGGACCTGGGGACAGTCTTGCAGCCAGTCATCCCCAACGCCATCCAGGTGTCCCATCCCAGCGAGAAGGCCTTGTCCAAGTGCGACAGATATGTGTTAACGCACCAGGAGGTCGCGTCTGATGGAGAGATACAGACCAAACTTATAAAG GGAGAGGTGATGAAAACCAGAGGAGGGGGGCAAGCCGTCCAGTTCACCGACATCGAAACACTGAGACAGGAGCTCACCACAGCCGTGGG CCGCAAGAGAAAATCTTCAGAAGGTGCCCCGAGAAATGGAGGTGAAACGGACGGCGCCTGGACTGACGTGGAGACGAGG TGTTCAGTGGCTCTGGAGAATAGGGCTGGATCAAACATGGGCCCTGGATATGAGCATCATGGAATCACCAA ACGCCGAAAACCCTGA